A region of Hoplias malabaricus isolate fHopMal1 chromosome 12, fHopMal1.hap1, whole genome shotgun sequence DNA encodes the following proteins:
- the esd gene encoding S-formylglutathione hydrolase, producing the protein MALTQVSSNKCCGGYQKVFEHESSELKCKMKFAIYLPPKADSSKCPVMYWLSGLTCTEQNFITKAGSQQAASDHGIIVVAPDTSPRGCNVEGEDESWDFGTGAGFYVDATQEPWKTNYRMYSYITEELPRLINSNFPADPEKMSVSGHSMGGHGALICALKNPGKYKAVSAFAPICNPMQCAWGQKAFSGYLGPDKSTWEAYDATVLAGSYSGPELDILIDQGRDDQFLSASQLLPDNLIAACSEKKIPVVFRLQQGYDHSYYFIFSFISDHIKHHAKYLNA; encoded by the exons ATGGCTTTAACCCAGGTGTCATCCAACAAGTGCTGTGGAGGCTACCAGAAAGTTTTTGAACATGAGAG CTCAGAGTTAAAGTGCAAGATGAAGTTTGCCATCTACCTCCCTCCAAAGGCAGACAGCAGCAAGTGCCCTGTGATGTACTGGCTCTCAG GGCTGACCTGCACAGAGCAGAATTTCATTACGAAAGCAGGAAGTCAGCAGGCTGCATCTGACCACGGCATCATTGTTGTGGCTCCAGACACCAGCCCAC GAGGCTGTAATGTAGAGGGAGAGGATGAAAGCTGGGATTTTGGGACAGGTGCTGGTTTTTATGTTGATGCCACACAGGAACCATGGAAAACCAACTACCGCATGTACTCTTACATCACTGAGgag ttgccCAGGTTAATAAACTCTAATTTCCCCGCTGACCCGGAGAAGATGTCAGTTTCTGGTCACTCAATGGGTGGCCACGGTGCCCTCATCTGCGCCCTGAAGAATCCTGGGAAATATAAG GCTGTGTCCGCATTTGCTCCAATCTGTAACCCGATGCAGTGCGCCTGGGGTCAGAAAGCCTTCTCCGGATATCTCGGCCCTGATAAATCCACCTGGGAG GCGTACGATGCCACGGTTCTGGCCGGGTCATACTCTGGCCCGGAGCTGGACATTCTGATTGATCAAGGCCGTGATGACCAGTTCCTGTCCGCCAGTCAGCTCCTCCCCGACAACCTCATCGCTGCCTGCTCAGAGAAGAAGATCCCTGTGGTTTTCAGACTGCAGCAG GGCTATGACCACAGCTACTactttattttctctttcatcAGCGACCACATCAAGCACCATGCCAAGTATCTGAATGCTTAA